Genomic segment of Thermodesulfatator atlanticus DSM 21156:
GAAGCTTAAGTCTCAGGCGCCCCTTTAAACTATGCACGACAAATGCTTCAGGCTTACTCGGCATCGGATTCGCCTCCTGATGGAGGTGAAGATAGCTCCTCTTCAAGCTCGGCTTTGGTTTCCGCCCATAGGTCTTCTAGAGTCTCAGTTAGTTCTGCCAAAGTTTCTCGGCCTTTTTCATAAGCTATAAGAGATCCCTTCATCATACCTTTAACAAGGGGCTTAGCCGCCTGACCAAAAACAGGCAAAAGTTTGGGAATAACATAGGCCAAACCTAAACCAATTGATAAACCAGTTACTACATCTTTTTTGACGAAGTCATCTGCATCAATTCCCATAACTCCCCCCTATATTCTAGCTTCAAATTA
This window contains:
- a CDS encoding DUF5132 domain-containing protein, translated to MGIDADDFVKKDVVTGLSIGLGLAYVIPKLLPVFGQAAKPLVKGMMKGSLIAYEKGRETLAELTETLEDLWAETKAELEEELSSPPSGGESDAE